In Mycolicibacterium aubagnense, the DNA window ACTCGACAGCGAGGTCAGCTCCGAGTAGGGGTAGTTGTCCAGCGTGGTGTAGCCGTCGACGATCCACACCATGCGCTTGTTGACGATCGCTGGGTACACCGTCGAATCGGTGGTCAGCCACGGCGCCACCGCCTCGACCCGGCGTGCCGGGTCGCGGTTGAACAGAATCTTGCTGTTCGGCCCGATCACGCTGGAGAACAAGAAGTTTCGCTCGGCGAACTTCGCGGCGAAGACCGACCGGGACAGCCAGTTGCCGATGTCCACACCGCCGGTACCACCGTAGGTGTAGTTCTTGGTCTCGGTGTTGGTCTCGTAGTCGTACTCGCGGTCGACGCCGTTCTTGCCGACGATCGCGTAATCCGAAGCCGCACTGGCGATCACCGGGCCGAAGTACACGCGCGGCTGATCCAGGGGCGCCGGGCCGGGCGACACCGCCGCACCATTGGCGCCGACCACGCTGGCCAGGAACTCCGGATAGCCGCCGTTCTGGTTGGGGTCGTTGGCGATGCCACGCACCGTGTTGGCGGGCGAGGCGATGAAACCGTTGCCATGGGTGTACACCGAATGCCTGTTGATCCAGTCACGCTGGTTGTCGATCAACCGGTCCGGGTTCAATTCACGTGCCGCCACGACAAAGTCGCGCAGCTTGCCGTCAGGGCCGTTGTAGCGGTCGATGGAGAGCTGATCCGGGAAACTGTAGAAGTTCTTGCCCTGCTGGAACTGGGTGAAGGCCGGTCCGACGATGGTCGGGTCGAGCAAGCGGATATTCGACGTCGTCGCCCTGTCAGCCGCGACCTGTTCGGCGGTGGCGGGCGCGTTGCCGCTGTAGTCGCGGTACGTCACCGCGTCACCGGTCAACCCGTACGCATCTCGCGTCGCCGTGATACTCCGACTGATGTAGTCGCGTTCCTTCTGCGCCGCATTGGGTTTGACGCTGAACTGCTCGACCAGCATGGGCCAGCCCGCCCCGATGATCACCGAGCTCAGCAGCAGCAGCACCAGGCCGATGGCCGGAATCCGCAAGTCCCGCAGCACCAGCGCCGAGAACACCGCCACTGCGCAGATCAGTGCGATGACCAGCAGGATCATTTTGGCGGGCAGCACGGCATTGATGTCGGTGTAGCCGGCACCGGTGAACGGCTTGCCGCCACGGGTGTGGCTCAACAGCTCGTACCGGTCGAACCAGTAGGCAACGGCCTTGAGCACCACCAGGATTCCCACCAGCGACACCAACTGTATCCGCGCGGCACGGCTGAGCGCACCCTGGCGGCCCGACAGGCGGATACCACCGAACACGTAGTGGCCCAGCAGGTTTCCGACCAGCATCAGGAAGACGCCAACGAACAGATAGCCGAGCACCAAGCGGTAGAACGGCAAGTCGAACGCGTAAAAGCCCAAATCCTTGCCGAACTCGGGGTCGTTGATGCCGAACGAGCCACCGTGCAGGAACAGCTGCACGCGCACCCAGTAGGTCTGTGCCACGAATCCGGCCAGCAACCCGATGAACACCGGGACGCCGATGGCGAAGAGCCGCAACCGGGCCAGCACCGTGGTGCGGTACCGGGCGACCGGGTCGTTGGGGCCGGACGCCGGTACGAACACCGGCCGGGACCGGTACGCGAGTGCCATTCCGCCGAACACCACGGCACCGATGAACACCCCGGCCACCAGGAACACCACCAGCCGCGTCACCAGGACGGTGGTGAAAACCGAGCGGAAGCCGAGCTCGCCGAACCAGAGCCAGT includes these proteins:
- a CDS encoding UPF0182 family protein, translating into MGMRPAARMPKLTRRSRILVGIALLIVGLLMIGPRLVDAYVDWLWFGELGFRSVFTTVLVTRLVVFLVAGVFIGAVVFGGMALAYRSRPVFVPASGPNDPVARYRTTVLARLRLFAIGVPVFIGLLAGFVAQTYWVRVQLFLHGGSFGINDPEFGKDLGFYAFDLPFYRLVLGYLFVGVFLMLVGNLLGHYVFGGIRLSGRQGALSRAARIQLVSLVGILVVLKAVAYWFDRYELLSHTRGGKPFTGAGYTDINAVLPAKMILLVIALICAVAVFSALVLRDLRIPAIGLVLLLLSSVIIGAGWPMLVEQFSVKPNAAQKERDYISRSITATRDAYGLTGDAVTYRDYSGNAPATAEQVAADRATTSNIRLLDPTIVGPAFTQFQQGKNFYSFPDQLSIDRYNGPDGKLRDFVVAARELNPDRLIDNQRDWINRHSVYTHGNGFIASPANTVRGIANDPNQNGGYPEFLASVVGANGAAVSPGPAPLDQPRVYFGPVIASAASDYAIVGKNGVDREYDYETNTETKNYTYGGTGGVDIGNWLSRSVFAAKFAERNFLFSSVIGPNSKILFNRDPARRVEAVAPWLTTDSTVYPAIVNKRMVWIVDGYTTLDNYPYSELTSLSSATADSNEVAVNRMLPDKQVSYIRNSVKATVDAYDGTVTLYEQDEHDPVLQAWMKVFPDTVKPKSTISKELAEHLRYPEDLFKVQRMLLAKYHVNDPVTFFSTSDFWDVPLDPNPTASSFQPPYYIVAKDLATGGDSSSFQLTTAMNRFRRDFLAAYISASSDPATYGKITVLTIPGQVNGPKLAFNAISTDTAVSQDLGVIGRDNQNRIRWGNLLTLPVGQGGLLYVAPVYASPGASDAASSYPRLIRVAMMYNDKVGYGPTVRDALNGIFGPGAGATATGPAPTDVPAGTPPPAAVPGAVQPPAAAPQPPPVAMQSPGVPLTLSPAKAAALQDVNAALDGMHAAQQSGNFAQYGAALQKLDDAMAKYRDAK